A region from the Pelodiscus sinensis isolate JC-2024 chromosome 11, ASM4963464v1, whole genome shotgun sequence genome encodes:
- the DALRD3 gene encoding DALR anticodon-binding domain-containing protein 3 has translation METGGERFGVSETLGALNAALRGEPRPGAPASVWFKESSARNLRSRDFLAPQAALRALFAGGQVPKTVIEGVISLKCPGVPPLQSCQLTPLGLTVQLQRPAAFQQVLSSIAEFTKPSQSASGQNIILSCSPLQNRRSLDTLSLSSLRAILVADHLAEVLRIQGMNVHLVPAVLDEGLQAFLHQLRVAWPSEVDAAFITEDVLTLKQVLSQCPYATVPGLEPGQTRLADDVIFKVHLKNFLAQQSLEGYDPNLDVCLVTEEKVRLLAELRHVALRCTGTGPGSCCRVVHVVSCEGEFQQQQVDLLWRMLDVGAHTALQKHLVCGPVKAANSPCPVGAPQYFQLRRCQMYDASVVKYGDLVQDDSWTEIIGVLTSAAIRFEMLSTAPHSQISLGLEDGSITTKGTKSGAFVMYNCARLATLFKAYQQAVEQGAYPASPPASELNFSLLRDEGEWLLLFNYILPFPETLSQSAQLPLSGPGPRITASTEAVCKFLIHLSMDFSSYYNRVHILGEPLPHLFSQMFARLQLLRGLRDVIHRALATLHLPPLSQI, from the exons ATGGAGACGGGCGGGGAGCGGTTCGGGGTGTCGGAGACCCTGGGCGCCCTGAACGCGGCGCTGAGGGGGGAACCCCGCCCCGGGGCCCCCGCTTCCGTCTGGTTCAAGGAGAGCAGCGCCCGGAACCTGCGGAGCCGCGACTTCCTGGCCCCCCAGGCCGCGCTGCGGGCGCTCTTCGCGGGGGGGCAG GTTCCCAAGACCGTCATAGAGGGTGTGATTTCATTAAAGTGCCCTGGAGTGCCACCGCTCCAGAGCTGCCAGCTGACCCCGCTGGGGCTGACTGTCCAGTTACAGCGACCTGCTGCCTTCCAGCAAGTCTTGAGTTCCATTGCTGAGTTCACAAAGCCTTCCCAGTCAGCCAGCGGGCAGAACATCATCCTCAGCTGCTCTCCGCTGCAGAACCGGAGAAGCCTCGACACGCTCAGCCTGAGCAGTCTGAGAGCCATTCTAGTAGCCGACCACTTGGCTGAAGTCCTCAGAATCCAGGG GATGAATGTCCACCTGGTTCCCGCTGTGCTGGATGAAGGACTCCAGGCATTCCTGCACCAGCTGAGAGTTGCCTGGCCCTCAGAGGTGGACGCAGCATTCATTACTGAGGATGTTTTGACCTTGAAGCAAGTCCTGAGCCAGTGCCCGTATGCTACCGTCCCAGGACTGGAGCCAGGCCAGACCAGGCTGGCTGATGATGTAATATTTAAAGTGCATTTGAAAAACTTCCTGGCGCAGCAGAGTTTGGAGGGCTACGACCCCAACCTGGATGTGTGTCTCG TGACCGAGGAGAAAGTGCGACTGCTGGCCGAGCTGCGGCATGTTGCCCTGCGCTGCACA GGCACAGGGCCggggagctgctgcagggtggTGCACGTGGTGAGCTGTGAGGGCGagttccagcagcagcaggtggactTGCTCTGGAGGATGCTGGACGTGGGAGCTCACACAGCCTTGCAG aagcaCCTCGTCTGTGGGCCAGTGAAGGCTGCTAACTCCCCCTGTCCTGTGGGGGCACCCCAGTACTTCCA GCTCCGGCGGTGCCAGATGTACGACGCCTCGGTGGTGAAGTACGGAGACCTCGTTCAGG ATGACTCATGGACCGAGATCATCGGCGTCTTGACGTCCGCTGCcatccgctttgaaatgctgagcaCAGCCCCCCACAGTCAG ATTTCCCTCGGCCTGGAGGACGGCAGCATCACCACCAAGGGAACGAAAAGTGGCGCCTTTGTGATGTACAACTGCGCTCGGCTCGCCACACTCTTCAAAGCTTACCAGCAGGCTGTGGAGCAAG GTGCATACCCAGCCTCCCCGCCCGCATCAGAACTGAACTTCTCCCTGCTCAGAGACGAG GGGGAATGGCTTCTGCTGTTCAACTACATCcttcccttcccagagacccTGAGCCAGTCGGCGCAACTGCCCCTGTCCGGCCCCGGGCCCCGAATCACGGCCAGCACGGAGGCG GTGTGCAAGTTCCTGATCCACCTGAGCATGGACTTCAGCTCCTACTACAACCGCGTCCACATCCTGGGG GAGCCGCTGCCGCACTTGTTCAGCCAGATGTTTGCTCGGCTGCAGCTGCTGAGAGGCCTGAGAGACGTGATCCACAGGGCCCTGGCTACCCTCCACCTGCCTCCTCTCAGCCAGATCTGA
- the WDR6 gene encoding tRNA (34-2'-O)-methyltransferase regulator WDR6 isoform X2 translates to MESLLLRVPVTALRFVGEALLVAGEGPSVGVFQLDSEGCLAGSRWRRVLRNHCVHGIRERPTAPHGTLAVFGGKGLVVLELCVQGQEVSLTERCQLRQLHDWIWDLQWLVGSSGTLTHVALALGHNSVALYDYASHRTLREVHCEEKCILYSAYLAGDSWDQLAVVAGTVFNQLVVWRVADGDDDEARIKPQRRISGHDGVIFSISYLKSKGILASASDDRSIRVWDIGDLHAPCDPVRCLLVCYGHQSRVWSVRLLSDCLISIGEDSACIVWNYSGEIVQSFRGHKGRSIRAVAVHEARGWVATGGADTGVRLWHMRGSEPSGNGLVQLNFSSRRRNGSPKAVKLVDASRLLVMTDAGAIYSYDSASGHWAVVLEDANYQSYCLLEVVQLATGSVLCALGNLTGHVKVFPLCCPTESEEKRLYGGKVHSLSWAACPGRDPGRPALFASGPGGVLLWLEVSCHSSGQVASVVERGCFLLPVCRHRWHTSIAFLPQGGLLVCGDRRGSLLLFAHSTALGSGAEQETKATRGDGDSGDKPGLIPFQEKGACPLQGPVSLLFGLHGKLGVTSVIYHEGYVYSTGRDGSYRQLRVQEQQLQELRKQKPCKGLEWIEQLHFAPDGSLLVLGFHANHFVVWSTRSGERLHCVPCGGGHRSWSYGRWLASEAFAYVRSGDVFVYQSRRGPSRQHVLREPLHGREWTCVRHVGTLQACGHHGVDILVTGSEDMTANVIAFNASTRSLAPLAALSDHISSVRALALARGMWQEEAASCSALLFSAGGRAEIHCYRLLLGSDGSARSGVACQVIHVASHRLDEHWDRMRNKHRVIKMDPETRYMSIAAVAGTRAPCLFLAAACSDGSVRIFLMLEPARRLLLVAESFHHQRCVLKAETFEHRVAGGRRRHFLCSAATDGSIAFWDLTATIERAAAAPEELGGEQPPLALGAPSLTVRAHGCGVNSLHVRQAGAGRYLVASGSDDGSIHVCLVAVDTGPALPGDAEPAVAGARVLLLAASSRPCAHAAHVTGLRVLRPDLLVSASVDQRLVLWRLDQGGLVFLGSRFCPVADVAELDCWGQEERGFGCVLCGQGLEIVWCTLGAGPLQPLSGRAVE, encoded by the exons GCGAAGGGCCCAGCGTGGGGGTGTTCCAGCTGGACTCCGAGGGCTGCCTGGCGGGGAGTCGTTGGCGGCGGGTGCTGCGGAACCACTGCGTCCACGGGATCCGGGAGCGCCCCACCGCCCCGCACGGGACCCTGGCTGTCTTTGGGGGCAAAGGGCTCGTGGTGCTGGAGCTCtgcgtgcagggccaggaagtgAGTCTGACCGAGCGCTGCCAGCTCCGCCAGCTGCACGACTGGATATGGGACCTGCAGTGGCTGGTGGGCAGCTCAGGGACCCTCACGCACGTTGCCTTGGCCCTCGGCCATAACTCTGTGGCCCTGTATGACTATGCCAGTCACAGGACCCTACGGGAGGTGCACTGTGAGGAGAAGTGCATCCTCTACTCCGCTTATCTGGCTGGAGACagctgggaccagctggcagTAGTGGCTGGGACAGTCTTTAACCAGCTTGTTGTCTGGCGCGTGGCCGATGGGGACGACGACGAAGCAAGGATCAAGCCCCAGAGGAGGATCAGTGGACACGACGGAGTCATCTTTAGCATCTCCTACTTGAAGAGCAAAGGTATATTGGCCTCCGCCTCAGATGACCGGAGCATTAGGGTGTGGGATATTGGGGACTTGCATGCGCCTTGTGATCCAGTGCGCTGCCTCCTGGTGTGTTATGGCCACCAGTCGAGAGTCTGGTCTGTCAGGTTGCTGAGCGACTGTCTCATCAGCATTGGGGAGGACTCTGCCTGCATTGTGTGGAACTACAGTGGCGAGATTGTTCAGAGCTTTAGAGGGCATAAAGGGCGCAGCATCAGGGCAGTGGCTGTCCACGAGGCACGGGGCTGGGTGGCCACAGGTGGGGCGGACACTGGGGTTAGACTCTGGCACATGAGAGGATCTGAGCCCAGTGGGAATGGCCTTGTGCAGCTAAACTTCAGCTCACGCCGTAGGAATGGATCCCCCAAGGCCGTAAAGCTGGTGGACGCCAGCCGGCTTCTTGTGATGACTGATGCGGGGGCCATCTACAGCTACGACTCGGCCTCCGGACACTGGGCTGTGGTCCTGGAGGATGCAAACTATCAGTCCTACTGCCTCCTGGAAGTTGTGCAGCTGGCCACGGGCAGCGTGCTCTGTGCCTTGGGCAATCTGACGGGGCACGTCAAAGtcttccccctctgctgccccacagaAAGTGAAGAGAAGAGGCTTTATGGGGGGAAGGTCCACAGCCTGAGCTGGGCAGCGTGCCCAGGCAGGGATCCCGGCAGGCCTGCGCTCTTTGCCTCTGGCCCAGGGGGTGTCCTCCTCTGGCTGGAGGTCTCATGCCATTCCTCCGGACAAGTGGCTTCGgtggtggagagaggctgctttCTCTTGCCAGTCTGCCGGCACAGGTGGCATACAAGCATTGCCTTCTTGCCTCAGGGAGGCCTTCTGGTCTGCGGTGACCgcaggggctccctgctgctgtttGCCCACAGCACGGCTCTGGGATCTGGCGCAGAACAGGAAACGAAGGCTACCCGGGGGGATGGCGACTCCGGTGACAAGCCAGGTTTGATTCCTTTCCAGGAGAAAGGAGCCTGCCCCTTGCAAGGCCCCGTTTCTCTGCTCTTTGGGCTTCATGGGAAGCTAGGTGTGACCTCAGTGATCTACcacgagggctacgtctataGCACGGGCAGGGACGGGTCTTACCGGCAGCTCCGCgtgcaggagcagcagctgcaggagctgaggaagcagaaGCCGTGCAAAGGGCTGGAGTGGATCGAGCAGCTGCACTTCGCCCCTGATGGGAGCCTGCTGGTGCTGGGCTTCCATGCCAACCACTTCGTGGTGTGGAGCACCCGGAGCGGCGAGCGGCTGCACTGCGTGCCGTGCGGCGGGGGCCACCGCTCCTGGAGCTACGGCCGCTGGCTGGCTTCCGAGGCCTTTGCGTACGTCCGGTCTGGGGACGTCTTTGTCTATCAGAGCAGGCGCGGGCCCAGCAGGCAGCACGTGCTGAGGGAGCCTCTCCATGGGCGGGAGTGGACGTGTGTGCGGCACGTGGGCACGCTGCAGGCCTGTGGGCACCACGGCGTGGATATCCTCGTGACCGGCAGTGAGGACATGACGGCCAACGTGATCGCCTTCAACGCGTCGACCCGCTCACTGGCTCCGCTCGCAGCCCTCAGCGACCACATCTCGAGCGTGAGAGCGCTGGCCCTGGCCCGGGGCATGTGGCAGGaggaagcagccagctgctccgctctgctgttctctgcggggggcagggctgagataCACTGCTACCGGCTACTGCTGGGCAGCGACGGCAGTGCCAGGAGTGGCGTGGCCTGCCAGGTCATCCACGTGGCCTCCCACCGCCTGGATGAGCACTGGGATCGCATGAGGAACAAGCACCGAGTCATCAAGATGGACCCAGAAACCAG GTACATGTCCATCGCAGCTGTGGCTGGAACCCGcgctccctgcctcttcctggctGCCGCTTGCAGCGACGGGTCTGTCCG GATCTTCCTGATGCTGGAGCCTGCCCGGAGGCTGCTGCTTGTGGCCGAGTCCTTTCACCACCAGCGCTGCGTGCTGAAGGCGGAGACGTTTGAGCACAGGGTAGCGGGAGGCAGGAG GCGGCACTTCCTGTGCAGCGCTGCGACTGATGGGAGCATTGCATTCTGGGATCTCACGGCCACCATCGAACGCGCGGCAGCCGCCCCCGAGGAGCTGGGCGGGGAGCAGCCGCCCCTCG CGCTGGGGGCCCCGTCCCTGACTGTCCGGGCTCACGGCTGTGGCGTGAACAGCCTCCACGTCCGGCAGGCGGGGGCCGGCCGCTACCTCGTGGCCAGCGGCAGCGATGACGGCTCCATCCATGTCTGTCTCGTTGCTGTGGATAcaggccccgccctgcctggggacGCAGAGCCGGCCGTGGCCGGGGCCCGTGTCCTCCTGCTAGCGGCGTCCTCCAGGCCCTGTGCCCACGCGGCCCACGTGACGGGACTCCGGGTCTTGCGGCCAGACCTGCTGGTCTCGGCCTCTGTGGACCAGCGCCTGGTGCTCTGGCGTCTGGACCAGGGCGGCCTCGTCTTCCTGGGCAGCAGGTTCTGCCCCGTGGCAGACGTGGCTGAGCTGGACTGCTGGGGGCAAGAGGAGCGGGGCTTTGGGTGTGTGCTctgtgggcagggcctggagatTGTCTGGTGCACGCTTGGAGCAGggcccctgcagcccctctccGGCAGGGCCGTGGAATAA
- the WDR6 gene encoding tRNA (34-2'-O)-methyltransferase regulator WDR6 isoform X1, which translates to MLSGGRAGGVPEGRWGRPLDRAPVTLLSVPPGEGPSVGVFQLDSEGCLAGSRWRRVLRNHCVHGIRERPTAPHGTLAVFGGKGLVVLELCVQGQEVSLTERCQLRQLHDWIWDLQWLVGSSGTLTHVALALGHNSVALYDYASHRTLREVHCEEKCILYSAYLAGDSWDQLAVVAGTVFNQLVVWRVADGDDDEARIKPQRRISGHDGVIFSISYLKSKGILASASDDRSIRVWDIGDLHAPCDPVRCLLVCYGHQSRVWSVRLLSDCLISIGEDSACIVWNYSGEIVQSFRGHKGRSIRAVAVHEARGWVATGGADTGVRLWHMRGSEPSGNGLVQLNFSSRRRNGSPKAVKLVDASRLLVMTDAGAIYSYDSASGHWAVVLEDANYQSYCLLEVVQLATGSVLCALGNLTGHVKVFPLCCPTESEEKRLYGGKVHSLSWAACPGRDPGRPALFASGPGGVLLWLEVSCHSSGQVASVVERGCFLLPVCRHRWHTSIAFLPQGGLLVCGDRRGSLLLFAHSTALGSGAEQETKATRGDGDSGDKPGLIPFQEKGACPLQGPVSLLFGLHGKLGVTSVIYHEGYVYSTGRDGSYRQLRVQEQQLQELRKQKPCKGLEWIEQLHFAPDGSLLVLGFHANHFVVWSTRSGERLHCVPCGGGHRSWSYGRWLASEAFAYVRSGDVFVYQSRRGPSRQHVLREPLHGREWTCVRHVGTLQACGHHGVDILVTGSEDMTANVIAFNASTRSLAPLAALSDHISSVRALALARGMWQEEAASCSALLFSAGGRAEIHCYRLLLGSDGSARSGVACQVIHVASHRLDEHWDRMRNKHRVIKMDPETRYMSIAAVAGTRAPCLFLAAACSDGSVRIFLMLEPARRLLLVAESFHHQRCVLKAETFEHRVAGGRRRHFLCSAATDGSIAFWDLTATIERAAAAPEELGGEQPPLALGAPSLTVRAHGCGVNSLHVRQAGAGRYLVASGSDDGSIHVCLVAVDTGPALPGDAEPAVAGARVLLLAASSRPCAHAAHVTGLRVLRPDLLVSASVDQRLVLWRLDQGGLVFLGSRFCPVADVAELDCWGQEERGFGCVLCGQGLEIVWCTLGAGPLQPLSGRAVE; encoded by the exons atgctgagcggggggagagctgggggggtgccAGAGGGACGCTGGGGGAGGCCGCTGGACAGGGCTCCAGTCACGCTGCTCTCTGTGCCCCCAGGCGAAGGGCCCAGCGTGGGGGTGTTCCAGCTGGACTCCGAGGGCTGCCTGGCGGGGAGTCGTTGGCGGCGGGTGCTGCGGAACCACTGCGTCCACGGGATCCGGGAGCGCCCCACCGCCCCGCACGGGACCCTGGCTGTCTTTGGGGGCAAAGGGCTCGTGGTGCTGGAGCTCtgcgtgcagggccaggaagtgAGTCTGACCGAGCGCTGCCAGCTCCGCCAGCTGCACGACTGGATATGGGACCTGCAGTGGCTGGTGGGCAGCTCAGGGACCCTCACGCACGTTGCCTTGGCCCTCGGCCATAACTCTGTGGCCCTGTATGACTATGCCAGTCACAGGACCCTACGGGAGGTGCACTGTGAGGAGAAGTGCATCCTCTACTCCGCTTATCTGGCTGGAGACagctgggaccagctggcagTAGTGGCTGGGACAGTCTTTAACCAGCTTGTTGTCTGGCGCGTGGCCGATGGGGACGACGACGAAGCAAGGATCAAGCCCCAGAGGAGGATCAGTGGACACGACGGAGTCATCTTTAGCATCTCCTACTTGAAGAGCAAAGGTATATTGGCCTCCGCCTCAGATGACCGGAGCATTAGGGTGTGGGATATTGGGGACTTGCATGCGCCTTGTGATCCAGTGCGCTGCCTCCTGGTGTGTTATGGCCACCAGTCGAGAGTCTGGTCTGTCAGGTTGCTGAGCGACTGTCTCATCAGCATTGGGGAGGACTCTGCCTGCATTGTGTGGAACTACAGTGGCGAGATTGTTCAGAGCTTTAGAGGGCATAAAGGGCGCAGCATCAGGGCAGTGGCTGTCCACGAGGCACGGGGCTGGGTGGCCACAGGTGGGGCGGACACTGGGGTTAGACTCTGGCACATGAGAGGATCTGAGCCCAGTGGGAATGGCCTTGTGCAGCTAAACTTCAGCTCACGCCGTAGGAATGGATCCCCCAAGGCCGTAAAGCTGGTGGACGCCAGCCGGCTTCTTGTGATGACTGATGCGGGGGCCATCTACAGCTACGACTCGGCCTCCGGACACTGGGCTGTGGTCCTGGAGGATGCAAACTATCAGTCCTACTGCCTCCTGGAAGTTGTGCAGCTGGCCACGGGCAGCGTGCTCTGTGCCTTGGGCAATCTGACGGGGCACGTCAAAGtcttccccctctgctgccccacagaAAGTGAAGAGAAGAGGCTTTATGGGGGGAAGGTCCACAGCCTGAGCTGGGCAGCGTGCCCAGGCAGGGATCCCGGCAGGCCTGCGCTCTTTGCCTCTGGCCCAGGGGGTGTCCTCCTCTGGCTGGAGGTCTCATGCCATTCCTCCGGACAAGTGGCTTCGgtggtggagagaggctgctttCTCTTGCCAGTCTGCCGGCACAGGTGGCATACAAGCATTGCCTTCTTGCCTCAGGGAGGCCTTCTGGTCTGCGGTGACCgcaggggctccctgctgctgtttGCCCACAGCACGGCTCTGGGATCTGGCGCAGAACAGGAAACGAAGGCTACCCGGGGGGATGGCGACTCCGGTGACAAGCCAGGTTTGATTCCTTTCCAGGAGAAAGGAGCCTGCCCCTTGCAAGGCCCCGTTTCTCTGCTCTTTGGGCTTCATGGGAAGCTAGGTGTGACCTCAGTGATCTACcacgagggctacgtctataGCACGGGCAGGGACGGGTCTTACCGGCAGCTCCGCgtgcaggagcagcagctgcaggagctgaggaagcagaaGCCGTGCAAAGGGCTGGAGTGGATCGAGCAGCTGCACTTCGCCCCTGATGGGAGCCTGCTGGTGCTGGGCTTCCATGCCAACCACTTCGTGGTGTGGAGCACCCGGAGCGGCGAGCGGCTGCACTGCGTGCCGTGCGGCGGGGGCCACCGCTCCTGGAGCTACGGCCGCTGGCTGGCTTCCGAGGCCTTTGCGTACGTCCGGTCTGGGGACGTCTTTGTCTATCAGAGCAGGCGCGGGCCCAGCAGGCAGCACGTGCTGAGGGAGCCTCTCCATGGGCGGGAGTGGACGTGTGTGCGGCACGTGGGCACGCTGCAGGCCTGTGGGCACCACGGCGTGGATATCCTCGTGACCGGCAGTGAGGACATGACGGCCAACGTGATCGCCTTCAACGCGTCGACCCGCTCACTGGCTCCGCTCGCAGCCCTCAGCGACCACATCTCGAGCGTGAGAGCGCTGGCCCTGGCCCGGGGCATGTGGCAGGaggaagcagccagctgctccgctctgctgttctctgcggggggcagggctgagataCACTGCTACCGGCTACTGCTGGGCAGCGACGGCAGTGCCAGGAGTGGCGTGGCCTGCCAGGTCATCCACGTGGCCTCCCACCGCCTGGATGAGCACTGGGATCGCATGAGGAACAAGCACCGAGTCATCAAGATGGACCCAGAAACCAG GTACATGTCCATCGCAGCTGTGGCTGGAACCCGcgctccctgcctcttcctggctGCCGCTTGCAGCGACGGGTCTGTCCG GATCTTCCTGATGCTGGAGCCTGCCCGGAGGCTGCTGCTTGTGGCCGAGTCCTTTCACCACCAGCGCTGCGTGCTGAAGGCGGAGACGTTTGAGCACAGGGTAGCGGGAGGCAGGAG GCGGCACTTCCTGTGCAGCGCTGCGACTGATGGGAGCATTGCATTCTGGGATCTCACGGCCACCATCGAACGCGCGGCAGCCGCCCCCGAGGAGCTGGGCGGGGAGCAGCCGCCCCTCG CGCTGGGGGCCCCGTCCCTGACTGTCCGGGCTCACGGCTGTGGCGTGAACAGCCTCCACGTCCGGCAGGCGGGGGCCGGCCGCTACCTCGTGGCCAGCGGCAGCGATGACGGCTCCATCCATGTCTGTCTCGTTGCTGTGGATAcaggccccgccctgcctggggacGCAGAGCCGGCCGTGGCCGGGGCCCGTGTCCTCCTGCTAGCGGCGTCCTCCAGGCCCTGTGCCCACGCGGCCCACGTGACGGGACTCCGGGTCTTGCGGCCAGACCTGCTGGTCTCGGCCTCTGTGGACCAGCGCCTGGTGCTCTGGCGTCTGGACCAGGGCGGCCTCGTCTTCCTGGGCAGCAGGTTCTGCCCCGTGGCAGACGTGGCTGAGCTGGACTGCTGGGGGCAAGAGGAGCGGGGCTTTGGGTGTGTGCTctgtgggcagggcctggagatTGTCTGGTGCACGCTTGGAGCAGggcccctgcagcccctctccGGCAGGGCCGTGGAATAA